A single Fundidesulfovibrio soli DNA region contains:
- the map gene encoding type I methionyl aminopeptidase: MKKYRGIFVKNDAEIEIMRKAGGIVAVILDELEKAVRPGVKTMTFEKLALQMCEEFKVRPAFKGYLGYPFALCCSVNEEVVHGFPSERELNEGDIVSFDMGVVYNGFYGDSARTIPVGEVSPDVARLLDVTEKSLYAGIEMAQAEANLYDISLAVQKYVESQGYFVVRRFVGHGIGRSLHEKPEVPNFVPSGAGVVALKPGMTLAIEPMVTVGGPEVEILADKWTAVTKDRSLAAHFEHTVVITNDGPKILSRRPEA; encoded by the coding sequence TTGAAGAAATATCGCGGCATCTTCGTCAAGAATGATGCCGAAATCGAGATCATGCGCAAGGCCGGCGGCATCGTCGCCGTTATCCTTGACGAGTTGGAAAAGGCCGTTCGCCCGGGGGTCAAGACCATGACCTTCGAGAAACTGGCCCTGCAGATGTGCGAAGAATTCAAGGTCCGCCCGGCCTTCAAGGGCTACCTTGGCTACCCGTTCGCACTCTGCTGCTCTGTGAACGAAGAAGTTGTGCACGGGTTCCCCTCCGAGCGCGAGCTCAACGAGGGGGACATCGTGTCCTTCGATATGGGAGTCGTGTACAACGGCTTCTATGGCGATTCCGCCAGGACCATTCCTGTTGGAGAGGTTTCCCCTGACGTGGCGCGGCTGCTGGATGTCACGGAGAAATCGCTCTATGCTGGTATCGAAATGGCCCAGGCGGAAGCCAACCTGTACGATATATCACTGGCTGTTCAAAAATATGTTGAAAGCCAGGGGTACTTTGTTGTAAGACGGTTCGTTGGCCACGGGATTGGACGCAGTCTTCACGAGAAGCCTGAAGTTCCGAACTTCGTACCCTCCGGGGCTGGAGTCGTGGCTCTTAAGCCAGGGATGACCCTGGCGATCGAGCCGATGGTCACGGTGGGCGGCCCCGAGGTGGAAATCCTCGCTGACAAGTGGACTGCGGTCACGAAAGACCGTTCCCTTGCCGCCCACTTCGAACATACGGTAGTGATCACCAACGACGGACCCAAGATTCTGAGCCGACGCCCCGAGGCGTAG
- the rplX gene encoding 50S ribosomal protein L24 codes for MKTYRIRKDDKVMVIAGKDKGKIGKVLRVLPKTDRILVEKVNIVKRHRKGNPYAGQAGGIEEKEAPLALSNVALLCDACAKPTRVGYKYTEDGKKLRFCKKCNEVIS; via the coding sequence ATGAAAACGTATCGTATCCGCAAGGACGACAAGGTGATGGTCATCGCCGGGAAGGACAAGGGCAAGATCGGCAAGGTCCTGCGCGTACTCCCCAAGACTGACCGGATCCTGGTGGAAAAGGTGAACATTGTGAAGCGTCACCGCAAGGGCAACCCCTACGCTGGCCAGGCCGGCGGCATCGAGGAGAAGGAGGCCCCCCTGGCTCTCTCCAACGTTGCCCTGCTGTGCGACGCCTGCGCCAAGCCCACGCGCGTTGGCTACAAGTACACCGAAGACGGCAAGAAACTCCGCTTCTGCAAGAAGTGCAACGAAGTCATCAGCTAA
- the rpsQ gene encoding 30S ribosomal protein S17, with the protein MEEHKSNRRVLTGIVVSDKCDKTIVVRVETLVKHPLVKKYIRRRKKFMAHDPMNDCGIGDKVQIIEHRPLSARKRWHLVKIMEKAK; encoded by the coding sequence ATGGAAGAGCATAAAAGCAACCGCCGCGTGCTGACCGGCATCGTGGTCTCGGACAAGTGCGACAAGACCATTGTCGTGCGCGTCGAGACCCTGGTCAAGCACCCCCTGGTGAAGAAGTACATCCGCCGCCGCAAGAAGTTCATGGCCCATGACCCGATGAACGACTGCGGCATCGGCGACAAGGTGCAGATCATCGAGCACCGCCCGCTGTCGGCCCGCAAGCGCTGGCATCTGGTGAAGATCATGGAGAAGGCGAAATGA
- the rpsH gene encoding 30S ribosomal protein S8, with product MSVTDPIADMLARIRNAYHALHKKVSMPHSKMKESMAGILKDQGYIEEFAVEERDLVISLKYAKGRPIISGLKRVSKPGRRIYVGAHDIPRVQNGLGICILSTSHGIMDGIAAKSANVGGELLCEVW from the coding sequence ATGTCCGTGACCGATCCAATCGCCGATATGCTGGCCCGCATCCGCAACGCGTACCACGCGCTGCATAAGAAAGTCTCCATGCCGCACTCCAAGATGAAGGAGTCGATGGCCGGGATTCTGAAGGATCAGGGCTACATTGAAGAATTTGCCGTCGAAGAGCGCGATCTCGTCATCTCGCTCAAGTACGCCAAAGGCCGTCCCATTATCTCCGGCCTGAAGCGTGTCAGCAAGCCTGGCCGGCGCATCTACGTGGGGGCGCACGACATCCCTCGCGTTCAGAATGGACTTGGCATCTGCATTCTGTCCACCTCGCATGGCATCATGGACGGCATCGCCGCCAAGAGCGCCAACGTGGGCGGCGAACTGCTCTGCGAAGTCTGGTAA
- the secY gene encoding preprotein translocase subunit SecY, which translates to MALQGVENLARLPELKKKIFWTFALLAVYRLGIHVPVPGVDALALADFFDSSKNTLLGLFDMFSGGGLNKLSIFTLGIMPYISASIVMQLLTVVSPELGRLQKEEGAQGRKKITQYTRYGTVLITLIQGFGIAVGLESMTSPTGAPLVLTPGIGFKFMTVMTLTAGTVFLMWLGEQITEKGIGNGISLIIFAGIVAGLPRALINTFSLVGQGEMSLLVLLLLVAVMAAVLVAIVFMERGQRRIPIQYAKRMVGRKMYGGQTTHLPLRINTAGVIPPIFASSILLFPATIANFSQADWVQMVAQWFNPSSIVYNVLFIGMIIFFCYFYTAIIFDPKQISENIRKQGGFVPGIRPGQKTKEYLDRVLARLTLWGSMYISAVCVLPMFLIAQFNVPFYFGGTSILIVVGVAMDFMSQIESYMISRQYEGLLAKGRIKGRA; encoded by the coding sequence GTGGCTCTTCAAGGCGTGGAGAATCTGGCGCGTTTGCCGGAGCTTAAAAAGAAGATCTTCTGGACCTTCGCGCTTCTCGCCGTTTACCGCTTGGGTATCCATGTCCCGGTTCCGGGCGTGGATGCCCTCGCGCTGGCGGATTTCTTCGACAGCTCCAAGAACACCCTTCTTGGCCTGTTCGACATGTTCTCCGGCGGCGGCCTGAACAAGCTCTCCATCTTCACCCTGGGCATCATGCCCTACATATCCGCCTCCATCGTGATGCAGCTGCTGACTGTGGTCAGCCCCGAACTGGGCAGGCTGCAGAAGGAGGAGGGGGCCCAAGGCCGCAAAAAGATCACCCAGTACACACGCTACGGCACGGTGCTGATCACCCTGATCCAGGGTTTCGGCATCGCGGTCGGGCTTGAGAGCATGACGAGCCCCACCGGAGCTCCGCTCGTTCTCACCCCCGGCATCGGCTTCAAGTTCATGACCGTCATGACCCTGACCGCCGGCACCGTTTTCCTGATGTGGCTGGGCGAGCAGATCACCGAAAAAGGCATCGGCAACGGCATCTCCCTGATCATCTTCGCTGGTATTGTGGCCGGGCTTCCGCGCGCGCTTATCAATACCTTCTCTCTTGTCGGTCAGGGCGAAATGAGCCTGCTGGTGCTGCTGTTGCTTGTGGCTGTCATGGCCGCAGTCCTCGTTGCGATCGTCTTTATGGAGCGCGGCCAGCGCCGCATTCCCATCCAGTACGCGAAGCGCATGGTCGGCAGGAAGATGTACGGCGGGCAGACCACCCATCTGCCGTTGCGCATCAACACCGCCGGCGTCATTCCGCCCATCTTCGCGTCCTCGATCCTGTTGTTCCCGGCCACCATCGCCAACTTCTCCCAGGCTGACTGGGTCCAGATGGTCGCGCAGTGGTTCAACCCCAGCTCCATCGTCTACAACGTCCTGTTCATCGGCATGATCATCTTCTTCTGCTATTTTTATACGGCGATCATTTTCGATCCCAAGCAGATCTCCGAGAACATCCGTAAGCAGGGCGGGTTTGTGCCTGGCATCAGGCCTGGCCAGAAGACCAAGGAGTACCTTGACAGGGTGCTGGCGCGTCTTACCCTGTGGGGCTCGATGTACATCTCCGCGGTGTGCGTGCTGCCCATGTTCCTGATCGCGCAGTTCAACGTCCCCTTCTATTTCGGCGGCACGAGCATCCTGATCGTCGTTGGCGTCGCAATGGACTTCATGAGCCAGATCGAGTCCTACATGATCAGCAGGCAGTACGAAGGCCTGCTGGCCAAAGGCCGCATCAAGGGCAGGGCGTAG
- the rplO gene encoding 50S ribosomal protein L15 gives MQLHELYPFPEERKQRKRLGRGRGTGQGCTAGKGNKGQNARAGGGVRPSFEGGQMPIQRRLPKRGFKNPFKVTYSPVNLDRLVEAFPNTAEITLEAIYERGLVARGNLVKVLANGDLDKALTIEAHKFSASAQDKITKAGGTAKALESVTEG, from the coding sequence ATGCAACTGCACGAACTCTATCCTTTCCCTGAGGAGCGCAAGCAGCGCAAGCGCCTGGGCCGCGGACGCGGCACCGGTCAGGGCTGCACCGCCGGCAAGGGCAACAAGGGCCAGAACGCTCGCGCCGGCGGCGGTGTCCGCCCCAGCTTCGAGGGCGGCCAGATGCCTATCCAGCGTCGTCTGCCCAAGCGCGGCTTCAAGAACCCCTTCAAGGTGACCTACTCTCCGGTGAACCTGGACCGTCTCGTCGAGGCGTTCCCCAACACCGCCGAGATCACCCTGGAAGCCATCTACGAGCGCGGCCTGGTTGCCCGTGGCAACCTGGTGAAGGTGCTGGCCAACGGAGACCTGGACAAGGCCCTGACTATCGAGGCCCACAAGTTCAGCGCTTCCGCTCAGGACAAGATCACCAAGGCCGGCGGCACCGCCAAGGCCCTGGAAAGCGTGACGGAAGGCTAA
- a CDS encoding selenium metabolism-associated LysR family transcriptional regulator, whose protein sequence is MDIRRLEAFRKVYELGSFSKAGQELFLSQPTISAHVLSLEQELSTQLFDRLGRTILSTQAGEILYRHSLEVFAALENAKAEISLLQKKIAGEILVGGSTIPATYILPKYLAEFTRRYPDVRVRLTVGDSQEIIGKVSSGELSLGVVGSSNNDPDLIFTPLIEDTLLIAVSPTLPGIMEHFSDGLVRLNADELRNWPWVLRELGSGTRKAFDQSLANLGIDIRGLDAAIEARTQESVIQCAYYGLGLCVTSRFAVQNFIDKGDLLPVAVEGLSMQRSFHIVQNAKRYVFPAMRFFLEFLNK, encoded by the coding sequence ATGGATATCCGCCGTCTTGAAGCGTTTCGCAAGGTGTATGAACTCGGCAGCTTCTCCAAGGCAGGGCAGGAGCTTTTCCTTTCGCAGCCCACCATCAGCGCTCATGTGCTCTCCCTGGAGCAGGAGCTTTCCACCCAGCTTTTCGACCGCCTCGGCAGAACCATCCTCTCGACCCAGGCTGGCGAGATTCTGTACCGACACTCGCTTGAGGTCTTCGCCGCGTTGGAAAACGCCAAGGCAGAGATCAGCCTGTTGCAGAAGAAAATTGCTGGCGAGATCCTCGTAGGTGGAAGCACCATCCCGGCGACATACATCCTTCCGAAGTATCTGGCCGAATTCACGAGACGCTACCCTGACGTCCGCGTGCGCCTGACCGTTGGTGACTCCCAGGAGATCATCGGCAAGGTCTCATCTGGCGAGCTTTCCCTGGGAGTTGTGGGCTCTTCCAACAACGATCCCGACCTGATCTTCACCCCTCTCATCGAGGACACACTGCTTATCGCCGTATCTCCGACCCTCCCCGGGATTATGGAGCATTTTTCGGACGGTTTGGTGCGGCTCAATGCAGACGAGTTGCGGAACTGGCCCTGGGTGCTGCGCGAGCTTGGCTCCGGTACGCGTAAGGCGTTCGACCAGTCATTGGCCAATCTCGGTATCGACATCCGCGGACTGGACGCGGCCATTGAAGCTCGCACGCAGGAATCCGTGATCCAATGCGCATACTACGGTTTGGGGTTATGCGTTACCTCCCGGTTTGCCGTGCAGAATTTTATCGACAAGGGCGACCTCCTGCCTGTTGCGGTCGAGGGCCTGTCCATGCAGCGCAGCTTCCACATCGTGCAGAATGCAAAGCGCTACGTCTTCCCGGCCATGCGTTTCTTCCTCGAGTTCCTCAACAAATAG
- the rplQ gene encoding 50S ribosomal protein L17, which produces MRHSKAGVKLGRTSSHRKAMFRNMVRSLLTYGRIKTTETKAMELRKDADKLITLGLRDDVHSRRLAYKVLENHQLVKKLFDEIAPRFKGIGGGYTRVYKLGLPRVGDCAPMAIIELTKLETAETAPAESAANA; this is translated from the coding sequence ATGAGGCATAGTAAAGCTGGAGTCAAACTCGGTAGGACCAGTTCCCACCGCAAGGCCATGTTCCGCAATATGGTCCGGTCTCTTCTGACCTACGGCCGCATCAAGACCACCGAAACCAAGGCCATGGAACTGCGCAAGGACGCCGACAAGCTGATCACCCTTGGTCTGCGCGACGACGTGCACTCCCGCCGCCTGGCCTACAAGGTGCTGGAGAACCACCAGCTGGTGAAGAAGCTCTTCGACGAGATCGCCCCTCGTTTCAAGGGCATCGGTGGCGGATACACCAGGGTGTATAAGCTCGGCCTGCCCCGCGTGGGCGACTGCGCTCCCATGGCGATCATCGAGTTGACCAAGCTCGAGACCGCCGAAACCGCCCCTGCCGAGAGCGCTGCCAACGCCTAG
- the rplR gene encoding 50S ribosomal protein L18, whose translation MKHTKQAARMRRKVRIRKKISGTAARPRLVVYRSNLHTYAQIINDETGQTLVSASSLALVKAGETLKCNKASATKVGLEVAAKAKAQAIESVVFDRNGYLYHGIIKALADGAREGGLKF comes from the coding sequence ATGAAGCATACCAAGCAAGCCGCGCGCATGCGCCGCAAGGTGCGCATCCGCAAGAAAATCTCCGGTACCGCTGCACGTCCCAGGCTGGTCGTCTACCGTTCCAACCTGCACACGTACGCGCAGATCATCAACGACGAAACCGGCCAGACCCTGGTTTCCGCTTCCTCTCTGGCGCTTGTAAAGGCCGGGGAGACCCTGAAGTGCAACAAGGCCAGCGCGACGAAAGTCGGTCTTGAAGTGGCTGCCAAGGCCAAGGCCCAGGCCATCGAGAGCGTGGTCTTCGATCGTAACGGCTACCTCTATCACGGGATCATCAAGGCTTTGGCCGATGGCGCCCGTGAGGGTGGACTTAAGTTCTAA
- the rplN gene encoding 50S ribosomal protein L14 has protein sequence MIQVESVLDVADNSGAKKVACIKVLGGSRRRYASVGDIIVVSVKEAMPHSKVKKGQVMKAVIVRTKKEVGRPDGSYIKFDNNSAVLLTAQMEPVGTRIFGPVARELRLKNFMKIVSLAPEVL, from the coding sequence ATGATCCAGGTAGAATCCGTCCTCGACGTCGCCGACAACTCCGGTGCCAAGAAGGTGGCCTGCATCAAGGTTCTCGGCGGCTCCCGTCGCCGTTACGCCTCGGTGGGCGATATCATCGTCGTTTCCGTCAAGGAAGCCATGCCCCACTCGAAGGTCAAGAAAGGCCAGGTGATGAAGGCCGTCATCGTGCGCACCAAGAAAGAAGTTGGTCGCCCCGATGGCTCCTACATCAAGTTCGACAACAACTCCGCCGTGCTGCTTACCGCGCAGATGGAGCCTGTCGGCACCCGTATCTTCGGACCCGTGGCCCGCGAGCTTCGCCTGAAGAACTTCATGAAGATCGTCTCTCTGGCCCCTGAGGTCCTGTAG
- the rpmJ gene encoding 50S ribosomal protein L36 codes for MKVRPSVKKLCPKCKIIRRHGVLRVVCENPRHKQRQG; via the coding sequence ATGAAAGTTCGGCCCTCGGTTAAGAAGCTTTGTCCGAAATGCAAGATCATCCGTCGCCACGGCGTCCTGAGGGTGGTCTGTGAAAATCCCCGGCACAAACAGCGTCAGGGATAA
- the rpsK gene encoding 30S ribosomal protein S11, protein MAARPRRTGKKEKKNIPVGVAHIQATFNNTIITFTDPRGNVVSWATSGGAGFKGSRKSTPFAAQVAAETAARKAQDNGMRTVGIFVKGPGSGREAAMRAINAAGFKVSFIRDVTPIPHNGCRPPKRRRV, encoded by the coding sequence ATGGCTGCTAGACCGCGCCGTACCGGCAAGAAAGAAAAGAAAAACATCCCGGTTGGTGTTGCCCACATTCAGGCGACCTTCAACAACACCATCATCACCTTCACGGACCCCAGGGGCAACGTGGTGAGCTGGGCCACCTCCGGCGGCGCCGGTTTCAAGGGTTCGCGCAAGTCCACCCCCTTCGCCGCCCAGGTCGCCGCCGAGACTGCCGCCCGCAAGGCTCAGGACAACGGCATGCGTACCGTCGGCATCTTCGTGAAGGGCCCCGGCTCCGGCCGCGAGGCTGCCATGCGCGCCATCAACGCCGCTGGCTTCAAGGTGAGCTTCATCCGTGACGTCACCCCCATCCCCCACAACGGCTGCCGTCCTCCGAAACGGCGCCGGGTCTAG
- the rpsE gene encoding 30S ribosomal protein S5: MEQSELTQIEKIVSLNRVAKVVKGGRRFSFSALVVVGDGKGSVGYGLGKANEVPEAIRKATEQARKSMVKVPLLDGTLPYQVMGRFGAGRVVLIPASKGTGIIAGGPVRAVMEAAGVHDILTKAIGTNNPHNVLRAAVAGLASLRSAEQVSELRGRSLETPRK; the protein is encoded by the coding sequence ATGGAACAGTCTGAACTGACTCAAATCGAGAAGATCGTCTCGCTCAACCGCGTGGCCAAGGTCGTCAAGGGCGGCCGCCGGTTCAGCTTCAGCGCTCTGGTTGTCGTTGGCGATGGCAAGGGCTCTGTGGGCTACGGTCTGGGCAAGGCCAACGAGGTCCCCGAGGCCATCCGTAAGGCTACCGAACAGGCCAGGAAGTCCATGGTCAAGGTGCCCCTGTTGGACGGGACTCTGCCCTACCAGGTCATGGGGCGCTTCGGCGCCGGCCGCGTGGTGCTCATTCCCGCCTCCAAGGGTACCGGCATCATCGCTGGCGGTCCTGTTCGCGCCGTCATGGAAGCCGCAGGCGTGCACGATATCCTCACCAAGGCCATCGGCACCAACAATCCCCACAACGTCCTCAGGGCGGCGGTTGCCGGTCTCGCTTCGCTGCGCAGCGCGGAGCAGGTCTCCGAGCTTCGCGGCAGGTCCCTGGAAACCCCGAGGAAATAA
- the rplE gene encoding 50S ribosomal protein L5, translating to MTRLEQIYSEKVVPALQKEFGYKSPMQIPKFKFISLNIGLGEASQNSKLIDEAVAELTTIAGQKAVITRAKKSIAAFKLRENQPVGCRVTLRHERMWDFYDKLVNFALPRVRDFRGVPDRGFDGRGNFTLGIKEHTIFPEINVDRVERVKGMNITIVTTAGSDKEGKVLLDLLGMPFRK from the coding sequence ATGACTCGCCTCGAACAAATCTACTCCGAGAAGGTCGTCCCGGCCTTGCAAAAGGAGTTCGGGTACAAGTCGCCCATGCAGATTCCCAAGTTCAAGTTCATTTCCCTGAACATCGGACTTGGCGAAGCCTCGCAGAACTCCAAACTCATCGACGAGGCCGTGGCCGAGCTTACCACCATTGCCGGTCAGAAGGCCGTCATCACCCGCGCAAAGAAGTCCATCGCCGCATTCAAACTGCGCGAGAACCAGCCTGTCGGCTGCCGGGTGACGCTTCGCCATGAACGCATGTGGGACTTTTACGACAAACTGGTCAACTTCGCCCTTCCTCGCGTTCGCGACTTCCGCGGCGTCCCCGACAGGGGCTTTGACGGCCGGGGTAACTTCACCCTGGGCATCAAGGAGCACACCATTTTTCCCGAGATCAACGTTGACCGGGTCGAACGTGTCAAGGGCATGAACATCACAATCGTCACCACCGCCGGGAGCGATAAGGAAGGCAAGGTTCTTCTCGATCTGCTCGGCATGCCCTTCAGAAAGTAG
- the rplF gene encoding 50S ribosomal protein L6 translates to MSRIGKKEITIPSGVDLQITADMVNVKGPKGTLSTPTHPKINLVIEGGVLRVERLDDTRIARAQHGLRRTLLSNCIEGVTKGFTKTLEVIGVGYKVQVSGKSVVLTVGFSHPVEYPLPAGVEAKAEGNKLTLSGIDKQMVGEVAATLRRVRPPEPFKGKGIKYENEQIRRKAGKSGGKK, encoded by the coding sequence ATGTCGCGCATAGGCAAAAAAGAAATCACCATCCCCAGCGGCGTCGATCTTCAGATCACCGCCGATATGGTGAACGTCAAAGGCCCCAAGGGCACTCTGTCCACGCCCACGCACCCCAAAATCAATCTCGTGATTGAAGGCGGAGTGTTGCGTGTCGAGCGCCTCGACGACACCCGCATCGCCCGCGCCCAGCACGGTCTGCGCCGCACCCTGCTCTCCAACTGCATCGAGGGCGTCACCAAGGGCTTCACCAAGACCCTTGAGGTCATCGGTGTCGGCTACAAGGTGCAGGTCTCCGGTAAGTCCGTGGTGCTGACCGTCGGTTTCTCCCACCCCGTGGAGTATCCTCTCCCGGCCGGTGTTGAAGCCAAGGCGGAAGGCAACAAGCTGACCCTCTCCGGCATCGACAAGCAGATGGTCGGCGAAGTGGCTGCCACCCTGCGCCGCGTGCGTCCGCCCGAACCCTTCAAGGGCAAGGGCATCAAGTACGAAAACGAGCAGATTCGCCGCAAGGCCGGCAAGTCTGGCGGTAAGAAGTAA
- a CDS encoding DNA-directed RNA polymerase subunit alpha: protein MLIRTGDRLINTRNWSELVRPEKLVRDPKSTSTFGRFTCEPLERGFGTTLGNALRRVLLSSLQGAAIVSVSIEGVQHEFTTIPGVIEDVTDVILNLKLVRLAMTTDDPQRLVLSVNKQGAVTAGDITTNQNVTVLDPTQHICTLSDSRQLTMEFEVRMGKGYVPADMHENLGQEIGLITMDSSFTPVKKVSYTVDQARVGQMTNYDKLILDVWTDGSVTPEDAIAYSAKILKDQLTVFINFDEKESETEGARGGDDMDLNPNLFKSIDELELSVRATNCLKSANITLVGELMQKSEHEMLKTKNFGKKSLEEIRRVLEELGLDFGMRIENFEQKYQEWLKRKQTNEA from the coding sequence ATGCTCATTCGTACAGGCGACAGGCTCATCAACACGCGCAACTGGTCCGAGCTGGTCCGTCCCGAGAAACTCGTTCGGGACCCCAAGTCCACCTCGACTTTCGGCAGGTTCACCTGTGAACCCCTGGAGCGCGGATTCGGCACCACGCTGGGCAACGCCCTGCGCCGTGTGCTGCTTTCCTCGCTACAGGGCGCGGCCATCGTGTCCGTGAGCATCGAGGGCGTACAGCACGAGTTCACGACCATTCCTGGCGTCATCGAGGATGTCACCGACGTCATCCTCAACCTCAAGCTTGTCCGCCTTGCCATGACCACGGACGATCCCCAGCGGCTCGTCCTGTCCGTGAACAAGCAGGGGGCTGTCACCGCCGGGGATATCACCACGAACCAGAACGTGACCGTGCTCGACCCCACGCAGCACATCTGCACCCTCTCCGACTCCCGTCAGCTGACCATGGAGTTCGAGGTGCGCATGGGCAAGGGCTACGTTCCGGCCGACATGCACGAGAACCTGGGCCAGGAAATCGGGCTGATCACCATGGACTCCAGCTTCACCCCGGTGAAGAAGGTCTCCTACACGGTGGACCAGGCTCGCGTGGGCCAGATGACGAACTACGACAAACTCATCCTCGACGTCTGGACCGATGGTTCCGTGACGCCTGAGGACGCCATCGCCTACAGCGCCAAGATCCTCAAGGATCAGCTCACGGTCTTCATCAACTTCGATGAGAAGGAGTCTGAGACCGAGGGTGCGCGCGGCGGCGACGACATGGACCTGAACCCGAACCTGTTCAAGTCGATCGACGAACTGGAGCTGTCCGTCCGTGCGACCAACTGCCTTAAGAGCGCCAACATTACCCTTGTTGGTGAACTTATGCAGAAGTCCGAACACGAGATGCTCAAGACCAAGAACTTCGGCAAGAAATCCCTCGAGGAAATCCGCCGCGTTCTGGAAGAGCTGGGCCTCGATTTCGGCATGCGCATCGAGAACTTCGAACAGAAATACCAGGAATGGCTGAAGAGGAAGCAGACCAATGAGGCATAG
- a CDS encoding type Z 30S ribosomal protein S14, with protein sequence MARTSLKVKARRKPKFSSRAYNRCPICGRSRAFLRRYGICRICFRNMALAGELPGVRKSSW encoded by the coding sequence GTGGCACGCACGTCACTCAAGGTGAAAGCCCGGCGCAAGCCCAAGTTCTCTTCCCGGGCCTACAACCGCTGCCCCATTTGCGGCCGTTCCCGGGCGTTCCTTCGCCGGTATGGCATTTGCCGTATCTGCTTCCGTAACATGGCCCTGGCTGGTGAACTGCCTGGTGTCAGGAAATCGAGCTGGTAG
- the rpmD gene encoding 50S ribosomal protein L30, translating to MSGQVTITLVKSKIGCNPKQKATLEALGLKRIRQEKTLPDTPAVRGMIFKVSHLVEVK from the coding sequence ATGAGCGGGCAAGTGACCATCACGCTCGTCAAGAGCAAGATCGGCTGCAATCCCAAGCAGAAGGCCACTCTGGAGGCCTTGGGGCTCAAGCGCATCCGCCAGGAGAAAACCCTGCCGGACACGCCTGCCGTGCGTGGGATGATTTTTAAAGTTTCTCACCTTGTCGAGGTGAAATAG
- the rpsM gene encoding 30S ribosomal protein S13 codes for MARIAGVDLPRNKRMDIALTYIYGVGRTTALRVLDATGVDWTKKSDDLTPEEVNTIRKELEANHKVEGDLRREVTANIKRLMDIGCYRGLRHRKGLPVHGQRTHTNARTRKGPRRAVMAKKKK; via the coding sequence GTGGCACGTATTGCTGGAGTCGATCTGCCCAGGAACAAGCGCATGGATATCGCCCTGACCTACATTTACGGTGTCGGGCGCACCACTGCTCTGCGAGTTCTGGACGCCACCGGCGTGGACTGGACCAAAAAGTCCGATGACCTCACTCCCGAGGAAGTCAACACCATCCGCAAGGAGCTCGAAGCCAACCACAAGGTTGAAGGCGACCTCCGCCGGGAAGTGACCGCCAACATTAAGCGGCTGATGGATATCGGCTGCTACAGGGGCCTGAGGCACCGCAAGGGCCTGCCCGTCCACGGCCAGCGCACTCACACCAACGCCCGCACCCGCAAGGGCCCGCGCCGCGCTGTGATGGCCAAGAAGAAGAAATAA
- the rpsD gene encoding 30S ribosomal protein S4, with product MARYTGPKCRLCRREGAKLFLKGDRCFTDKCAYERRPYAPGQHGRIRKKMSDYAVQLREKQKARRVYGILEEQFRSYFAQADRQKGVTGANLLINLERRLDNVVYRMGFANSRDQARQLVRHGLFVLNGRRVNIPSIQVKVGDVVEVREKNRQSPIIQEAQQVIARRGTPTWVEVDGAAFKGKVNALPSREDIQLAVNEQLIVELYSK from the coding sequence GTGGCTCGCTATACCGGTCCCAAGTGCCGTCTCTGCCGCCGCGAAGGCGCCAAGCTTTTTCTGAAGGGTGATCGCTGCTTCACGGACAAGTGCGCTTACGAGCGCCGTCCCTACGCCCCCGGCCAGCACGGCCGCATCCGTAAGAAGATGAGCGACTACGCCGTGCAGCTGCGTGAAAAGCAGAAGGCCCGCCGCGTCTACGGCATTCTCGAAGAGCAGTTCCGCAGCTACTTCGCCCAGGCTGATCGCCAGAAGGGCGTCACCGGCGCCAACCTGCTCATCAACCTGGAGCGTCGACTGGACAACGTCGTTTATCGCATGGGCTTCGCCAACTCCCGCGACCAGGCTCGCCAGCTTGTTCGCCATGGCCTGTTCGTGCTCAACGGCCGCCGCGTCAACATCCCCTCCATCCAAGTGAAGGTGGGCGACGTGGTCGAAGTCCGCGAGAAGAACCGCCAGTCCCCCATCATCCAGGAAGCCCAGCAGGTCATTGCCCGCCGGGGCACTCCCACCTGGGTTGAAGTGGACGGTGCGGCCTTCAAGGGCAAGGTCAACGCCCTGCCCAGCCGCGAAGACATCCAGCTGGCAGTGAACGAGCAGCTCATCGTCGAACTGTACTCCAAGTAA